The DNA segment GCACCTAAACCCTGGACAGTCTGCCAGGCAGAGGATTACAATCCACAACTCTTAACACAGCAGGGATTTCTCCCCAATAACAGTTTTTTTGTGCATCACAACTTAGAAATACTAAGGAAATCTGCTGATGAATCTCTTTCGCTGACATTAAGAAACAGAAGTATCATGCTAGAAGGGCATGTAGCAATAAAACAGAGGGATGGTTCCAGCTTGGAAGACTATGCCTCCTCTTGGTTAGAACATACTAGTGCAGGCAAGTGCTGAGGCTGTAAGATTTACATAATGTACAGATACAAACTTTTAGTATAACTATTTGATACAAAAATTATAGCAAGGAAATGGACTCATTTGATTGTAGAATACTGTATTTTTGTACAGCATGAAAACAGTTCATTTCAGTTATTTATCCTGTAGTAGTCATATCAACTGTGTAGGATTTCTATGGTATGTGTAAATGCGACCTGCCTTCGGATTAACAATCCACTTAGGTCATTTGCTGGCATGAATATAGTCTGATGTTTGACTGTTCTCAGCTTTGGTATTTCAGTAACTGAATGCAGATGTCTGGCTCTTCATACTGCTTTATGCTTCCCGAGTAAGTGCTGAGCAAAATAAAAAGGTGGATTGAGAAGTTGAAGATGAGCTAGTATCAGTACCACAAGTAGAGCCCCTGCTATACAGTATATAGTAACAATTCTGCTCTCAACTGGAAGGAAACACTTGGAGAGGGAAAAGTCGCTTGATATTATGCTGCcctggggaggaaaaaaataaagaccATCAATGCTGCTGCTAAGAGGCTGAGTACACTTTTACTGATTCTACATCAAAAACAGCTACAGAACATTGGGTTGCAGATCTGGGACTAATGTAGCACCAATGCCTCTGCTATGCAGTCAGTCCACATCTTATAGCACTGGAAACTAAACATGCTGCAGAGGTAATGTGCAGGGTTTGACAGCAGTCACTTTAAGGAAAACAGAACAGGCAAAAGCACTTGAGTGGAGAGGTAGCAGCTAGTAAAACCAGGGCTACTAAGCAAAAAACATGCCAACAGACAGATAAAATACAGCGTGAGGAAGAACTTGGTGTCTATGGGCTAAATAGTGTAAACCAAAGAGCAATGAGATGAGGTTCTTGTCCCCATGCCACAACATGCTGACAAGAAAACAAACCAATTTTAGGTTTTGCTATATACGATAGAACTTTTCAAAAATGGACTGTTGGCAAACTGGTTATTTTCCCCATCCCTATGTGGTACGTGACAAAGAACGTCCTGTAGGTTGGAACTATCTGGTGGAGCTTACCCTACATTCTAACTGAAAGTAGAAAACATGAATTGAAACTAAGGAGGCTGATTATTAGAAGACAAAAGAGAACTTGGCCTCTCTGAAGTGGTTAATGGGTGAGTCTGAAAGGCAAGAAAGCCATGTAGAAATCTGAGATAGATATGGTCTTATTTTCATAGTAGATAAATCAGCCAAACAAAACTAGCCTTTTTACTGTTCAGTGCATGGtactgatgattttttttaaaccagtcaaTAGTTTACCCTGCACCCTCTTTATAAGAAACTCTGTTATAAATGCTTTTTACAAAATAGATCTTTAACAGCACCTCTTTGTACCACGCAACCTGTGTGGCTCCCATGATGTGCTTTATAAAGTGGATGCAGTGTATTTAAAGTAAATGTTGGTTTTTGTGGGAGGGTGGGTActctaccttttttaaaaaaaacaggtaGCTGCCGTTTAATAAATAGTTGATTGCCATGTTGATTTATATTTATGGAAGTTACctgacaaaaataaaaatctttaaatTTACCATGATGAAACTAGGGTTGTTTCTGTTCCTCCAACTAAATGATGGGACACTGATTTCTGGAATCTTCCCATTATGCAACACTTCGCATGCACTGTGGGTATGGCCACTCAGAATCAAACGCGGATGAAACCACCATAACAGCTATATTGGAAACAGTACAAAATTACAATCGTGAAAGGGTAAACTTGAAGTTATGTTTGAAGTCAACATCCAATACCTAGTTTTGCTTCCAGCAGGATCTCCTACCATATTTTTACTTGGGCTACTATTTTTGCAGTGTATTTTCTTGAAATCTTCATGCCTTCCACTAATataatattcattttaattttaaatcaccCCAATCTTAAATGAAGAGTAACACTGATTTTGAGAGGATCTGCCCTCTTACACTTGAGCATATAGATTTCTGctgcagaaaaaaatctgttcaattaatttattaaaatttacAAATAGAACATTAACAGCAGTGATTCAGTGAAGGTGATGTTTTTAGAGTGCTGGACAAGATCACTGACTTTATTTTTTATTAGTCCTACAAAAATGGTTATCCCAGATACTCTACAACTTTACAGATAGAACAAAATGCGACACTGAGGACAAAGAGACTGAGCATCCCCTGAACTTATGTGGAGCCATTCTATCAGCAGGATCCCACAGGCCTGACTAGTCCAGGAGGAGCTGTGTTCAGCTTGTCTCAGCgagcatttgcttttttccaatatTATGCAGAGAATTAAGGAAGGGCTGTAAAGGTACTGTGATTTAACCAAAGTTGTTAAATGGTCAAACCTTCTGTGAAGCCTCTCGAGAAAGTACATCATACTTTTCTTTAAATGGGatgttcttttcttctggaagagcagagTCTTCTCCAGTACATTCAGCATCACTTCTTCTGTAAAGAGGGTAATGCTGACAGGGATTCAAAGCAAGAATGAGTTATTAATTAGCAAATGGAGTCTTTGTAAAAGGTTGACAAAGATGCTGTAATGGTGAAGTCCTGCCCACTTAATTTCGTAACACACCTGTAAAAGGATTGGTTCTGAAGCTGGAAGCTGTTCCACATCACGGCATCTTTTCTTGGAATGATTCTGTTCCTGCTAATAAAATCAAACCAGACAAATGTTACCTTGTTGTCTGTGCAGCAGTAGTTCCGTAGTCATCACTTGCTTGGAGGCCTGGGACCAAAATGCTAAGTTGAAGACCATGTAAGATATTTTCCTCAAAGAAACTAGGATAATTGCAAGATACTTGTTTACAGTATCTATCAGAGAAACTAATCATGTGAGGCCTTACAGACTAAAATCAAGTCAGAGGACAGAAATTAAGAAGTATAGGTAAGGGATGATTTGAAGAAAGCTAGTTGCTGTGCACAAGGTCTGTTTCAAATGACAGGTGAATCAGAACACCTCATGCAGTAGTGAGATTGTAGAGGAATAAAGAAGAGGATGGTATTAGATGAACAGAAGCTTGAAACAAGTTCAGaaagtgttttaaaaatcaagaccATGAATTTAGAACTGCACTGTAATGAACAAGCTAGTTAAATTGTTCAAGGTGGTCATGGATGTAACTGCATTCTCTATGGATGTATCAGAAGGTGGCAGCAACACTTTACAGAACATGCTGaaccacagagagctggaatagCTATACAGAAGGCAGGTGGTCTTGAGGATACCAAAACAGGCTTGAACATTTCAGCAATGGGAGGAATCAAATTAGTGTATTCAGATGCAGCACTCATGCAGTAACAGGAAAGTCTGCAGATTCAGGAAGcctaaaataaaagtaaaatcatCATCAGGGATGCCAAAGTTTCCATGAAGAAGGGAAGATGAAATGGGAGTGATCTGATATTCTTTTCACTTACATAGCTGAAGGAAATTAAGGTAAATTCACAAATTAATTTGGCCAAGACTTGGAGACATGTCTGAAAAGAGTACCTTTGTAAAAGCAGCATGATAGCTTGGGTTAGAAGGAAACATGACAGGAAGAAGGTAGATAGAAAAGGGCCCTGTGCATAATACAAGGACTGTCAATTATAGCAATTCACTCGTGATTAACTCAAAAAGATTAAGCACAATCAGTACCAATTGAAAAGTATTAAATACTTTTACTACATTtcaaatattgatttcagttacagcaCAAAATACAATACACAGTGCTCACtattttttgttaaatatttgcatggcaaaaatagcattttcaattcacctcctATGAGTAGTGTGCAATCTGTATCTCGTGAAAATGTGACTTACACATatgggttttggggtttttgtttttttaatataactACACTCAAAACAACGCAGAACTTTAGAGCCTATTAGTCCATTCAGTCCAACTTCTTCTTCAGTCAGTTGCAAAGACAAActatttacatttatgggagacaacactgcctgcttcttatttataacgtcacctgaaagtgagagcaAGTATTTGCATGGGCTGTTTGTAACTGACATTGCAAGGTATTTGTGTGCCAGAGATGCTAAACATTCGTATATGCCCTTTCATGCTTCAGCCATCAACCTCGACACATGCTTCCATGATGATGATGCTTATTAAAAATAGTGTTATTGTGTGACTTAACTCCCCAGGGGAGAATTCTGTGTGCCTTATTCTATTTTCATGCTGCCACATATTTAATAGTACACAGATTGGACCCCCCAGCATCCTTGGGGTCTGTCTGGTCCCAAACAAGGAAGTCTGCCAAACCAGAAAAGGTCAATTCTGTTCCCTCTTGCTGCCAGACCCTGGGTCCTTCAGCTGACCTCACTGGACTCCCCAccaggctctgtgcccccagtCCAACTCCACGGCCAGAACTGGGGGCTAGTCCAGCTCCCCTCTTGGCCACTGGAcccagctcctgggctccagacccccagctgggctctgctaCTGGCCGTGaccccagctgcaggctccaTGTCCCTTGCCAAGATTCACTCATGGCCCCAACCACAGGactccctgccacaggtcacTTTGCTCTGCTGCCAGTCCAGCCCTGGCCCAAGTCCAGCTTggctgccagacacagctgctgaaCTCCTGGTTACttttccagccaccagcaccCTAACctcactcccagctgccacctccccaaCTGCCAGACTCCTAACCTCCAAGGCTCTTTGATccaggggctctctggtccagcagcattactGAACCAGAGACGTTCAGCTTGTTCATGctaagaacactttcacagcagGTTTGGTAAAATGTGAAGATGATATCAATgtgagatttctttaaaaaaacaaaaaaaaaaaaaaccactaaggtTTAAGAATCTAAAGTCCCATCCAAAATCTGCTAGGGACAAGGTGTACACCATAATTTCAGAACTCTTACAAGAGCGACACTGCTATGCCACAGAAACTGAACtactgaaaaagaaaatcaaccttctgctggtggcatctgactccaATGGTAAAAATGAACATGTGTTGAGCTCCTCCTCTTTGGACCATTATcaagcagaacctgtcatcagcatggatggTATGGCCTCTGCAACGGTGGCTGAATCATGAAGAGAGACATGAATCTTTAGCACACCTGCAATGTAAACATCTTGTGATGCTGGCTACAACTGTACCATTTGAACAGCTGTTCTTATTTCAAGTGACATTTTAAACAAGCACCATTGTCTCCTGCCAGTTATCATCAAATTTGTGTGAATGACTGAATGAACATGGTCAAGAGAGtaccaggctggggctgtgtaTGGTGCAGGAGCCCTGCCTGCCTTCCAGAACCATGGGACAGAGTCAGAGTCCCCTGGCtaccccacagcagctggagggcagaggctggAGACTGTGGCAGTCCCAGGAAGCCCACGCAAGGGGCCTGAGTCTCTGAGGAGGGAggttggagctgcagcagctccagaagcGCAGGGCTGTCTGGAGCCAGGAGCCTTGGACCTCCCcgcatctggcaaattctcttgtcctggCTATGTTGgatgaggtgcaacctgtagaacgactggggcagagggagtcCGCAACATGCACACTGAGATCCACAGTGACTATGGAGGTAAGAATGATCAAAGAGACAAGGCCTGAGAACtaggagaggaaggatggtttGCTGACCAACTAGAGACCGAGATTTTTTCAAAGGAGAAGATTCTGCCTTCCAGCCTGAGCATAACTAACACCAATTCCGAATGACAGCGAATGGACTACCTGAAATAAACTCTTACCTGTCGGGAGCAATTCAGTTTATAAGAAAGCTTCATGAGCTTTGCCTCCGTTCTGCTGCAGACAGTGCACCCATCACCTTCCAGAGCAATGCTGTTCACCATGACAAAACTGGGGGAGAACAGAGAGGGAGTTGGAGAAAGACACCTCTTAGCTCTCCAGCCACCAATGGTGAGAGACAAACCCTCTAATAAAAAATAGTGCAAACATGTTCATAAGTCAGACAGAAAGCTCAAAGCATATGAAAATGAATTCAATAACGACTGTGCTTTGACCACACACTGGATATCTCTCAAATACTGACCGCATGCAACCACAGCTCTCCTTGATCATCTATTTTATTGTTAGACACTAATCTAGTCAATTAGGTTGCACAGCACAAATTACGTGCTGTGACTAATCTTACAGCCTCACAACTTATGAGGCATTGCTTAAAGCTGttataaatgtttaaaattataGCCTTTTGCAGTGCAGCAGTCCACAACATTGAAATCTGAAGGTGAGACCCTGTGGTGATACTTGTATCTCAGAATCCAGAGACCCTGTGAGCAAAACGTTAAAACAAAGCTATACTGCACTTGGCAGCATCTGCTCAGGGAAGGCCCCAGAAATGAACCTGGACCTTGGCTACAGGTTGTTCACAAAGAGTGTCAAGGCTGTGACTAGTAAATCACTATAACATGTTACACTCCAATCACCCTACTAGCATGTAGGGATGTTAAAGAGCAAGTAACAACTGTAATTTGTCAGTTACTGGGTTAACTGCCCTTATCTCACTCTGCTGctttgcatttaaaaggctgagccagcGTACAGCTGGCTCGGCTTCCGTCCCCAGCCTGGGGATCaggctcttccccccacccctgctgctctgcatttaaaaggctgagcccaCACAATAGGAtggttcagcttcttttcctgcaATAGGGATTAGGCTCTTcctcagagcagcaggggtggggaagggggactaAGGAGAAGCCAGCTTGTGtgctggctcagccttttaaatgcagagtggcAGTGGGGGGAAACTGCCTGAGACTGGGATGCAGGGATAGACACTAAGCCAGCCATTCCCTATTTACTAGGGATGGAGGGAATGCAAGTAACTGGTAGCACAGACTAATTAGCAGATACGTATTGGTTAGTCATGTAACCAGATACTCCATTACATCATTACTAGCAAGCTCTAAAAAGTATCTAGTTCATATTCTATATTGACATGAATTAGGTGCCCTTTAAGACACACAAGAAGAATCTGCACATGGCAGTCAGAACACAGTGTACATCCTTCTGGCATAGTGTAGGAAAGCCCTTAGTCTGATTCACACCTAAAGATAAGTCCCACTTAACCATGGGGGTCTCCAGCAAAGCAGCATGAGGAAGCTTCTACCTAACTCTGCATTTGCTGTAGATTTTAGCTTTGAATATTTCTTGATACTATGCTCTGACCTGACAAGGGTATATAGTCCTTTAGTTAGGACAGCCTGCTCACACCACAGAGGAAGAAAGATCCACTACTCAACATGAAGGAGGGGGAAAGAATGGTGTGTTTATATACAGAAGTGAGCAAAATGTTAGCTGAAATGTGTATTTGAGGCTACAGACTTGAGTAATTCAAGACTGTATTAAATTGAGGTCTACCTTCTCAGAAGCCTGCACAAAGCACTCTCACTTTCTTGGGCAAAAGTACTTCCTAAAGTTTAAGAATTTTAAGTGATATATTTGTAGCATTTGCTTTCTACAATCTTGTGAATTATTATATATGGACAACCTACATCAGTGTAGATGAGTAAAATATATTTCTCACCACTATCTCACAAACAAAATTATGATGTCTTTCAGTGAACCCAATGTTCTTCTCCCACTGTAAGCACATGACAAAAGGACATGCTaagaaaatacagaaatatttACTTGGCAATAAACAGTTTCACCAGTGTTGATAAAAGTAAAGGTGAGAACAAGCTTGGCAATTAGATGACAGATACATTGTGGGCCAAATCCTGCTGAGGAGAGTAGTTACAGTAACTCATGTGAATTAGGGTTGCAGGATCAGGTGCATATTCCGTAAACAGGAGGAGCCTGGGACACCGCAGAAGCAAAGAGTTTTCATTGGTGTTAAATTTTAGCACTTTAATGTTGAACATTTCACTAAGCCCCTTTCATGGTTTAAGATTGGCAACCAGTGGCCACCACAAGTGATTGGAAACAAAAGAATACAAATACAACAAATCGGTTCTTGTTCTTCTGAGCACATATGACTGCCATTAATATCCTTTGAATGTTTTCTTTCCATTGGAAAGCTGCTAAGTCATCTTGCTCACAACAGCTCCCTTCacaatatttataaataaaatttcTTGTGAGTGAACAATGTTCGATGTTTGACAAATATTCATGAGAACAAGTTGCAACTGTTGCAGGAAAATaaaagtttaaacaaaacaatgaaaaagcTCAAAAAATTGGCAAAATATTATACTCACTTAACCCCCTTTCGGCTTATTAGCTTTCCTGAGGTGAAGTTAAAAACTTTTGCAAATCGTTTTAACTTGTAAGTGGTCAtgctgtgttaaaaaaaaaaaaaattaagtagcaTGATGCTCAGAAACAATATAATTTTATATAATTCTGTTCCAGATGTAAAAGGCAATTCCCAAAATGGTGACTGATCAAGATTAGACCCTAGAATTCAGATTCTCAGTAGGATGGATACTGCTGCTCCCAGTCTATTCTagccccagacacacacaaccAAGCCAGGGAGTTTTACCCCCAATACAAGCACAATGTGAAGTACAACAGATACAAATCCCCTTACAATGCTGACAAAATAGGGAATGGGGCAAAATACCCCTAAGCACCTTTTTGGTCACTGCAGCAcagcttggctacgtctacacgtgaagcctacatctaagtagcctatttcgatgtggcgacatcgaaataggctctttcgatgaacaacgtctacacgtcctccagggctggcaacgtcgatgttcaacatcgacgttgcgcagcaccacatcgaaataggcgcagcgagggaacgtctacacgccacagtagcacacatcgaaataagggtgccaggcacagctgcagacaggatcacagggtggactcaacagccagccgctcccttaaagggcccctcccagacacacttgcactaaacagcacaagatacacagagccaacaacgagttgcagaccctgtgcatgcagcatgaatcccccgctgcagcagcagcagccagaagccctgggctaagggctgctgcacacggtgaccatagagccccgcacgggctggagagacagcgtctctcaaccccccagctgatggctgccatggagaaccccacaatttcgacgttgcggaacgcggatcgtctacacggtccctacttcgacgttgaacgtcgaagtagggcgctattccgatcccctcatgaggttagcgacttcgacgtctcgccgcctaacgtcgaagttaacttcgaaatagcgcacgacgcgtgtagccgcgacgggtgctatttcgaagttagtgccgctacttcgaagtagcgtgcacgtgtagacacagctcttgagttACAGCAGCAGTTTGACCATATGATCATGAAGATACCTCCTCCATAGGGCACCCTTAATTCTCACTGTGCACATAAGCTACACCTAGGGTTTGTCTCTATATCACATCTCGTTTTACCTGATGCTTGAAGACAAAAGCCTAGGTAACAAAGATGGACTCACATGGAAGCCAGCAGTTACTCAGTACTGCCAAATCTGGTGAACAAGTGGTGAGTCATGGGATTTGGCACCTGCAGGAGGTACTCTCACAAAGACCCAAGCAGTCACACCTTTCACACAGTTTTGAGGGCTAGTCATGGAGGCAGAGCTCAAATGAGAGCCTCTGGGgccatgaaaaaaaatcttcccttgCCTCTGAGTACCAATCTATACATGAAGGCAGAGCTATTTCAGTGGTAGCACAGGGCAGAAAGACAGAGAAAGACATAGATAGAAGAAAGGAGTCTGGAAAAAAGCTGCTGTTTTAGGCCCAACACCCATCACATCCGCACCGCAATACTTGCTCTACCATGGACCAAGCATCAGCTTTTGTCCAACTACACACAAACCCATCAGTGCTTGAGACACAGCAACCACTTTTCCCAGGACAGGACGACGACAGAGGAGTCAGACAACAGGTGCTGCCAAGTCCAGGACAGAAACATCCAAGGTGAACCTACTGTAAACGACTGAGTAATTTATCTATTAATGTAGCTGATCAACATTATGCAAACAAAGTCTGatttaaaagttattttgaaatgctttgaATATAATAACTGGTCTTTATAACTACTCCACTCAGACACAGAAAGCTCTTTTCAGGGTTTTGCTGTAATTAGCAAGGCTGGAGATGCTGTAAAGACATTTGTACAGGTAGAGGTCTTTCAGCTCACATAAATCCTTAACAAGAGGACTTGATACATAAGAATACTTTGCATTTTAGGAATGTTCCATTTTCCAGACCTCATTCAGGAGGAGAAAAAGGTAATCTAGTAAGGACAACTGCCATTTGTTTCCTAACTTAGGGGTAAGGCAAGAGGTGTGGAGGCGCCATCTGAGCAGTCAGAGAAGTGTGTTTTTAAGGCTGACTCTTCATTTCAAACACACTGCCAGAGGAAGAGAGAGGTGTTTAAGtcaaaagacaaatgaaaaaacaAGATTTGACTCTGAGGCCTATCTGAAATTTAATCTCTTGACCTCTGAGTTACTGCTTACACCCTGACATTTCATACCTGACGCTATATTGAGTTTTACTGAAATACTTACTCATAGTGAAAGCCAATGTCGTGGTTGCCAACAACAACCATTAGTTCAGTGTGAACTGAATGTCGGAACATTTTCTGAAACCGCCTGACATCATCTGCCCAGGCCTGCAGGAAAATTGTAAAAACTGCTGATATTGAAGAGAACTATGAAAGAACTCAGCATAGGCTGTTACTTTCAGATTGTTATGTTTTCTACTATGTTTGgtttggggagaggagaaagaagCTACTGGAAAAATCAGGTCCAGGAAGAGCTGTCAAATATCACTTTGTAGTCAACCTGCTGGAATCTACCACTGCCAAGACAAAAGCAGCATCCATTGTATATTTTCTCAGAACAGAATATGGACAATATTAACAACAGCTGTTAGTGTCATTAATATTGCAACAACAACTATGAACTGGCTTTAGAATACTGGACACAAATTGAAATTTCTGACCAGCTATCAAGAAGGTCAGAATCCCAAACACCAAAACCCAATAATGCGCAGGCGTGACTTAGTCCCttgttttcatttgcaaaattTAT comes from the Carettochelys insculpta isolate YL-2023 chromosome 2, ASM3395843v1, whole genome shotgun sequence genome and includes:
- the MPPE1 gene encoding metallophosphoesterase 1 isoform X2: MMRFGMGIMKSLHLKRRGCLLLKILCLVFLALIFCEFLVYYVVIFQCHWPEVKIEARRGSKESSAPVLKAMFLSDTHLLGEIKGHWLDKLRREWQMERAFQTALSLLEPDIVFILGDVFDEGKWSSSQAWADDVRRFQKMFRHSVHTELMVVVGNHDIGFHYDMTTYKLKRFAKVFNFTSGKLISRKGVNFVMVNSIALEGDGCTVCSRTEAKLMKLSYKLNCSRQQEQNHSKKRCRDVEQLPASEPILLQHYPLYRRSDAECTGEDSALPEEKNIPFKEKYDVLSREASQKGSIISSDFSLSKCFLPVESRIVTIYCIAGALLVVLILAHLQLLNPPFYFAQHLLGKHKAV
- the MPPE1 gene encoding metallophosphoesterase 1 isoform X1; this encodes MMRFGMGIMKSLHLKRRGCLLLKILCLVFLALIFCEFLVYYVVIFQCHWPEVKIEARRGSKESSAPVLKAMFLSDTHLLGEIKGHWLDKLRREWQMERAFQTALSLLEPDIVFILGDVFDEGKWSSSQAWADDVRRFQKMFRHSVHTELMVVVGNHDIGFHYDMTTYKLKRFAKVFNFTSGKLISRKGVNFVMVNSIALEGDGCTVCSRTEAKLMKLSYKLNCSRQQEQNHSKKRCRDVEQLPASEPILLQHYPLYRRSDAECTGEDSALPEEKNIPFKEKYDVLSREASQKLLWWFHPRLILSGHTHSACEVLHNGKIPEISVPSFSWRNRNNPSFIMGSIISSDFSLSKCFLPVESRIVTIYCIAGALLVVLILAHLQLLNPPFYFAQHLLGKHKAV